A region of Alteromonadaceae bacterium 2753L.S.0a.02 DNA encodes the following proteins:
- a CDS encoding chemosensory pili system protein ChpC, whose amino-acid sequence MSGELTVNKDDTEIPCLLVPLLGTTLLLPTVTVAEMAPMRPVQSVANAPQWMLGKYEWRNSYVPVIVFEAINGGKLTPLNPQGRMAVLNNTGVDSRLPFLAIPTQGIPRMVRIAENDIVENAQAYKKEFDEMPVKVGLEEMVIPNVTALEKAYIATGLLD is encoded by the coding sequence ATGAGTGGCGAGTTAACCGTTAACAAAGACGACACAGAAATTCCCTGTTTGTTGGTACCTCTATTGGGAACCACGTTGTTGTTGCCCACTGTAACTGTTGCTGAAATGGCACCGATGCGACCGGTGCAGTCCGTCGCCAATGCGCCGCAATGGATGTTGGGAAAGTACGAATGGCGTAATTCTTATGTGCCGGTCATCGTGTTTGAAGCGATTAATGGCGGAAAACTCACGCCACTCAATCCCCAGGGACGTATGGCTGTATTGAATAATACTGGTGTGGATTCGCGCTTGCCGTTTCTTGCTATTCCCACTCAAGGTATTCCCCGCATGGTGCGTATCGCCGAAAATGATATTGTCGAGAATGCGCAGGCGTATAAAAAAGAGTTTGACGAGATGCCGGTGAAAGTGGGCTTGGAAGAAATGGTCATCCCGAATGTAACCGCGCTTGAAAAAGCGTATATTGCCACCGGTTTGCTGGACTAA